Genomic window (Egicoccus halophilus):
AATGAATGGCATTTTCGTCTGGCAGAACACCGATGATCGCCGCCACGTCATCGCGTCATCGATCCTGTACCACAACGGACAAGACGGCATCAACCATGGTGCGTACTCGAACAATTATCAGTATCGAGGTCTGACGCTGCATGGCAACGGACGAAGTGGCGTCGAACTCCATGCCCAGGGTGGGATGCGGTTCGCGGACATCGTCTTCGACGGTGCGGGCGTGAGCGCGTTCGCCTTCCAAACGGCGAAACACCGCACGGATGCTGGCCCGACCGTTGTCCAGAACGGCACCTTCCGCGGCTACCGGACTCGCGCGATCGCCTTCCTGGCTGCCGAACGGGTCCAGCTCGATGTCGTCAATCCGACGTTCGAGGGAGCACAGGGGACGTGGTTCCACCTGGCGAATCAGGTGCCGGAGTCGTCCGTCATCCGCGTCAAGCTCAAGGATGGATCGACCTTCCGGCTGCACCCCGTGTCCAGCAAGCGTGGCACCCTTGTCCCTGAGTGGAACGCCCGCCGAGAGGTGATCCCCAACTTCTGACCCGGTGGACGGGCAAGGGCCGACCCGGCCCGCCACCCGTCAGTGGGTTCTCTGTCCGTGTTCACCGTGGACGTGCGGGCGAACCGGTTCCGTTCGCTGGACGAGGCGGGTGAGGATCACCCCGCGAGACTGGACGGGCTCCGTCGATCCCGCGTGACGGGCAGCCCTGCACGGTCTCGTGGCAACGTCCCGCCACCGCGTCCATCTCTGCGGTGACCGTCCGCACCGTCTGTCCGCGAGCCGAGCGTGCCGGATCCGGCCGCGCAGGCAGCTGATGACCGGCGTGGCAGGGCATCGATCCTTCGTCGAACACCTGCCGTGGATCCCGCCCGCGCGCTTGCTGGAGGCGGCGGAGCCGGACATTCGCCGCCTACACAAGCCGTCGGCAGTTCGTGACCGCGTGTGGTGTACTCCTTGCCTCTTCCTGGCGAGCAGGTACTCGACCTCGGCGAGCAGCTCGCAGCCGTCGTCGAGGTGGGCGTCGGCCGGGCCGGACCAGGGCCGGGGCGAGCAGCGCCTCGCCCCACCTCCAGAAAAGCGGTGTTGGGGCGCACGTACGGGCTCGGTCGCTCGGTGGGTGGACACCTCGAGCACCAAGGTCGTACGGGATCTCGCCGAGCGTCACCGAGCGATGTACCCACCACCATGGTGAGGCCCGGGCTGCTCGGCCATCCGCCCAGTGCGAGGGGTTTCGTGGCGCCCGAGGAAGTTCGGTGTCCGTTGACGCCCCGCAAGCCAAACGGTCGTGGCATCCTGCCGATGCCCGTCTGCCGGCTCGTACGGTCCAGCCGAAGCCGCTGCAGCGGACACGGAGTTCGCTCCTGTGCTACGCCGGGCGGGCGACCAATCATCTCGAGATGAGAACGAACGAATCGCACTCGATCTACCAGAGATGCACAGGATCCAACACATGCCGTTGTTTACGGTCGTCGTTCCTTCTTTCGGCAGGCCCGCTTACCTGTCGGATGCCATCAAGACGATCTTTCAGCAAACGGTGCGTGACTTCGAGGTCATCGTCGTCGACGACGCGTCCCCCGAGCCTGTCGAGGTCGACGATGCAAGAGTCAGGGTGGTGCGCTTGCCCGTCAACAGTGGCCCGGCCGCTGCTCGGAATCACGGGGTCGCGATGTCTGACAGTCAGTACGTAGCCCTTCTTGACGATGACGATCGTTGGCATCCCGAGCGGTTGGCTATGGCGCTGGCCGCGTTCGGGCGCGCACCGATCGCAATCTGTGGGCAGTCACCTACGGGGATTCGAAGGCTCGAGGGGTTCGTTCATGACGTAGTGCTCGACGGTTTGACGCCGAATCCGGGTGCCACCGCACTGCGTCGGTCGGCGTGGGTGCCGATGGACGAGAGCTATCGCGCTGCTGAAGACCTGGCATGGTGGCTTGACCTCAGCGAAAGTTTCGCGGTTGCTACGGTGTCGGCTCAAGGACTGTTCGTACGTGAGCATGACGGAGTGCGTCGCGGCTACGGAGCAGACAAGCGGATAACGTCCAGCTTACGTCTGCTGGAGGAACGACGAGGGTACTTCGACATGCATCCCAGAGCCGCTTCCTTCCGCTGGAAGAGAATCGGGCTGATGCATGACAAGCTGGGCCAAAGGGATCAAGCACGATCGGCGTACCTGCGTTCGATCAGGATTCGTCCGACCCTCGCGTCGCTTGCGCACTATGGCCGGACGTTTCGCGGATAACAGAGAGTTGAGGGGACTCTGACGCTGGATCGAAAGAGCAATCAAAGATAGAGGACTCGGGATTCCCAACTGCCAGCCGCTCGTCCGCAGAGTGAACTCAGGCTTCGGACCCACACGCCGCGGGTCCGCCTATTGGGTAAACGGGGGAGGAACCAAACGAGCCAGGCTATCGCTCGAATCACTTCTCGAAGTGGTCGACGTGCCGCCCCATCCTGTCGGTACTTCCGGTAGAGTCTCGGACCCGCCTTTGCCTTCCTATAGGCCTTCCTGCGGAGCTCACCGAGCGTCCCCGGTAGGCGGTAGTGCATGATTGCGTCTTCCGCGAAAGCGATACGGAAGCCTGCCAGCTGGGCTCTCCAGCAGAAGTCGATCTCGTCGCCCCCCGCCGCGAACGTCTCGTCCCAACCGCCGATCGATTCATACACTTCGCGTCGAAATCCGAGACTCGCGCCTACGGCGTAGGGAAGGAAGGACGCGCTGACGGGTAGCGATTTCCTCTCCCCGCCTTGCCACTCTCGCTGCATCGAAGTGTTCAACTGTTCGACGGAGAGCGCTCCGCCAACGAGGTCTGCGGATTCGAGTTCTCGAGCCATCGAGAGGACCCAGCGGACATCAGCGACATCATCGGCGTCGCAATGGAGAATCAGGTCGCCGCGGGCAATCTCGACTCCGGTATTTCTTGCGAAATTGATCCCCGTCCGCTTCGAAGCATCCACCAGTCGTACTCGCGGATCTCCGATCGAGAATGTTCTGACGACAGCTGCGGTTCCGTCCGTGGAACCGTTATCAGCAACGAGGATCTCGGCAAGCTCGAATCCATGATGGAGCTCCTGCCGCTGCAGCGCATCCAACTGCAGTCCGATAGTGGCCTCAGCGTTTCGCGCCGGTATGACGACCGAAACGACCTTCATCGGGAGCCCCACTTCCGCGACAGTTCGGTGGCAGCTTAGACGGAACCACTTCACGTGGCGCCGTCATGGGTTGCGAATGTCCCCGTCACCGGTGTTCCGGGACGGCGGGATGCTGAACCCGAGAGGGTTCCGAGCACTCGGGGGCTGCAGCCGTTGCGCGCAGTGGCCGCCGTCGCGGGCGTCGGGAAGGCGTACGGCACGCCGGCATCGCTGAGCGCTGCGACGCCGGCGGGCCGGATGCCGTCGAACCGGCGTCCGTGCCGTCGGACTGGCGCCATCGGGGAGATCATCGACCGCCCCTACGGTGGTGTCAGGTCCTGGTCGTCGGCGGACTCCGCCGATGCCATGGGACCAAGTGTGCGACTTGCTTCGTCAGCACGACCTTGCTGGGTGCAACCGCGACGTACAGTGCGGCTGGGGAGAGGGGTGCAAGGTGGAACGTAGACTGGTGTTCGTCTCGGCCGGCGACCGCCACCGACTCGACCCGTCGCTGGTGAGCGGCAACGGTTTCGACGTCTTGATCTACTTCTACGGCGACGACCGGGGCGTCCAGAACGACCTCGCCCGTCGAGGCCAACTTGTCGAGCGCAAGGGGGGCAAGTGGCCGAACCTGTTGGCGGCGCACCGGTCGAATGTGGCGAATCTGGGTAGCTATGATGCCGTTCTCGTACTGGATGACGATCTTGCACTGACGAACATCGAAGTGCTTCGCCTCTTCGATGTTCGGGAACACTACAACCTCTGCATCGCCCAGCCGGCCTTCGATCGCCGCGGCAGAGTGAGCTATGCAATTTCGACGCCTTCACCCTGGACGTCGCTGCGGTATGTCGAACTGGTGGAGGTCAATGCCCCGTTGTTCGCCGCAGAGCAACTGATCACGTTCCTCGACGTCTATGACGGATCCCTGACCGGCTGGGGGGTCGACTGGTGGTACACCGAGGTGCTTTGTAGCGGCGCTCGGATGTTCGCGGTCGTAGACGAGGTCGTGTGTATCAATCCGCTCGACCGTGAAGGCCAGCGCGAGATCGAACGCCTGCAGAGCAAGGCGCAGAGAATCGCCGATTGGGAGCGGGTGCGAGAGCAGCACGGACTGCAGCAGCTTCGCGCGCCGCGAACGGTGGGCAGGGTCTGGAGACGCCCGGATCGTGCGCTCGTGGCGTTTCTCGTCGAAGCCGGGCGTGTTGTCGCGCTGCTCCGAGCAGGTGGTGAGCCACGGCGTCTGCAGCTCAAGCGATGGCGGATGGGGAGCAAGCGTTGCATCCGTGGCGTCGTGGTCCGCCTGCCGGTCGGACCGAACTGAAGGCGCGGTTGCAGCCGGCTGCTGCTGACTCCTTGCGACGGTGCGATCTCTTCCGCTGCCGACCCGTGCGATGCCCATCGAATGGCGCTGCCCGTCTTCTCGCAGGGCGACAGCTCAGCGGCGCGTCGTCTCGCGCGCTACCCCGCAGCGGCAACGGCCCTTCGGGCGGACGGTCAGGGGTGATGACCCGCGAAACCTCCTAGCGTCGCGGACGGCGTCACGACGGCGAGGGAGATCGTGCAGGAGCTCGAGGCGGAGCCGACGGAGCCGACCGAGCCGATCCTGCGCGACGTCGACGTGGACATCACCGATCCGGGCAGCATCCTCGACGTGCTGGGGGAGGCGTCCCGCACACTCGCGGAAGGCTTCCTGTCCCGGCTGCCGCTGATCGTCCTCGGGCTGCTGCTGCTGGTCGTCGGCCTGCTGTTCGTCAAACTGCTGCTGCGCTGGACCGAGCACGGCCTGCGGCGCGCCCGCATCGAGCGCTCCGCCGAACGCCTCGTCATCAACCTGCTCCGCGTCTTCCTCGTCGTCTCCGTCCTGTTGTTCGCGCTCAACATCGCCGGCGTCGAGGTCGGCGCGGTCCTCGCCGGTCTGGGACTCGCCGGCCTGGCGCTCGCGTTCGCGCTGCAGAACATCCTGGAGAACTTCGTCGCCGGCATCCTGATCCTCATGCGGCGCCCGTTCCGTGCGGGTGACCAGATCGAGACCAACGAATACGCCGGCACGGTCGACGACATCGACCTGCGGGTCACGCGCCTGCGCGACTTCGACGGTGAACTGGTCCTGATCCCCAACGCGACCGTGTTCACCGAGCCGATCATCAACCTCACACGGCTCGGCGCCCGCCGCACCCGCGTCGTCGTGGGCATCGACTACCGCGACGACCACGACCGCGCCCGCGAGGTGCTCCACGACGCGGTGGCCGCCGTCGACGGGGTCCTGGCGCACCCGGCACCCGAGGTGCTGTGCATCGAGCTCGGTGACTCGAGCGTCGACTTCGAGCTCGCCTACTGGACCGCCCCGGACATGCGCACCGTCCGCCACGTCCGCGACCGCGTCCTGCGTGCGGCCAAGTCGGGCGTCGAGGCGGCCGGGATGACCATTCCCTGGCCGATCCGCACCCTCGAGTGGGGCCGCAGCGGGCTCGAGCTGGGACCTGGGAGCCGCGCGAGCCGTCCGGAGCACACCGAGCGGTGACGGTCCCGGGACGTCGGGTTCACCCTCCGGCGCCCGCCGTCCCGCCGTCCCGAGCCCGTTGCAGCAGTCGGAGCACGAGCGCGCCGACGACGTACCCGAGCAGCGCACCACCGGTGTTCGCCACGACGTCCCACACGTTCGGTTGCCGTTGCGGGACGAGCCACTGCGTCAGTTCGATCATCACGGAGGCGGCCGGAGCGAGCCACAGCAGACGTGGGCGGGAGGCCAGTCCCAGCACGAGCCCGACGGGTACGAACAGGGCCACGTTGAGGACGAAGGCCAGCTCGCCGGGCTCGACGCCCCTCGGGGCCAGACGGTCCGCGGCCCACAGGAACGGGGCCGGCGACCCGGGGAACAGCGTCAGCGTGACGATGGCGCCGACGGCGATGCCCGCCGCGAACCACAGCAGGTTCCCGACCAGGCCCGGCGAGGGCATCCGCAGCTGCTCGCGCAGGCTGCCGTCCCGTGGGCACTCGTCGGCACGCGGAGCACGGTCGACCCCCGGTCCGGCATCGTCGGTCACGCCGCCCCGCCCTTCGCCCCTACGTCGTTCCGGCCGGCGGATGCTACTGCGGTCGCCGGCGGCCGGTGCGGCCCTCGACCCGCGGACC
Coding sequences:
- a CDS encoding glycosyltransferase family 2 protein → MPLFTVVVPSFGRPAYLSDAIKTIFQQTVRDFEVIVVDDASPEPVEVDDARVRVVRLPVNSGPAAARNHGVAMSDSQYVALLDDDDRWHPERLAMALAAFGRAPIAICGQSPTGIRRLEGFVHDVVLDGLTPNPGATALRRSAWVPMDESYRAAEDLAWWLDLSESFAVATVSAQGLFVREHDGVRRGYGADKRITSSLRLLEERRGYFDMHPRAASFRWKRIGLMHDKLGQRDQARSAYLRSIRIRPTLASLAHYGRTFRG
- a CDS encoding glycosyltransferase; its protein translation is MKVVSVVIPARNAEATIGLQLDALQRQELHHGFELAEILVADNGSTDGTAAVVRTFSIGDPRVRLVDASKRTGINFARNTGVEIARGDLILHCDADDVADVRWVLSMARELESADLVGGALSVEQLNTSMQREWQGGERKSLPVSASFLPYAVGASLGFRREVYESIGGWDETFAAGGDEIDFCWRAQLAGFRIAFAEDAIMHYRLPGTLGELRRKAYRKAKAGPRLYRKYRQDGAARRPLREVIRAIAWLVWFLPRLPNRRTRGVWVRSLSSLCGRAAGSWESRVLYL
- a CDS encoding mechanosensitive ion channel family protein translates to MQELEAEPTEPTEPILRDVDVDITDPGSILDVLGEASRTLAEGFLSRLPLIVLGLLLLVVGLLFVKLLLRWTEHGLRRARIERSAERLVINLLRVFLVVSVLLFALNIAGVEVGAVLAGLGLAGLALAFALQNILENFVAGILILMRRPFRAGDQIETNEYAGTVDDIDLRVTRLRDFDGELVLIPNATVFTEPIINLTRLGARRTRVVVGIDYRDDHDRAREVLHDAVAAVDGVLAHPAPEVLCIELGDSSVDFELAYWTAPDMRTVRHVRDRVLRAAKSGVEAAGMTIPWPIRTLEWGRSGLELGPGSRASRPEHTER
- a CDS encoding VanZ family protein, with the translated sequence MTDDAGPGVDRAPRADECPRDGSLREQLRMPSPGLVGNLLWFAAGIAVGAIVTLTLFPGSPAPFLWAADRLAPRGVEPGELAFVLNVALFVPVGLVLGLASRPRLLWLAPAASVMIELTQWLVPQRQPNVWDVVANTGGALLGYVVGALVLRLLQRARDGGTAGAGG